In the genome of Dromiciops gliroides isolate mDroGli1 chromosome 1, mDroGli1.pri, whole genome shotgun sequence, the window AAGGATTTCACCCAACACTCATATACATGGACATACCCAGGTTTTTTTGTACTCTCAGGCATACAAGAACTTGCACTCCAACCCCAGAAACAAGCGTAGAAATGTTTGTACTTGGACAAAAAGCACAAAACACATCCTCAGTTCACTTGGGATAGGGGAGGGGGTGACAGAGACCCCAGGATGCCAAAAGCCTGTTGCTAAGGAGGCTGCCATTGTGTATGTGGAGGGAATGGGGGAGAAGGTTGGTCCTAGAAGAGCTGACTCGGCAGCTTCCCAGTGTAACCAAATTCTTCTCTACCAAGATGCTGAACTAAGTTGTTCATAAGCTGCCATCAGCCTGAAAGTGGTATCATTACCTTTCTAAATTCATTTGCCCTGGTCAAGCCCCAGTGCCCCATCCTAGTCACAGTTctgtctgccccctcccttctGAGTCAGTCCCACCCTCACAAGGGCAGTAGCTGTTATACTACAAGCAGAGTCAGTcggtcaatcaataagcaattattcaGCATTTCTGATGTCCTTCCTGGGCATTGCAGCCAAGCACTAGGAATTCAAAAGCAGAGCACAGACTACAGACGAGCCAAGCAAACACAGGGATGTGGGGCAGCTGCTTGTTGAAGAATTAGATGAGCTTGGGCATAGTATCCTGTCTTGgtcacttactagatatgtgattctggacaagtcattttacctacATGAGCCTAAATGTCCCCATTTATTAAATGGGCTTGTTGGAAGGATCTGATAATACATGTGAAGTTGTtgttcaatcgtgtctgactattcttgagtccatttggggttttcttggcgaggatactggagtggtttgccatttccttctccagctcattttacagatgagaaaaccgaggtaaacagggttacaaaaccaataagtgtctgaggctggatttgaacttaggtctgcctgactccaggctcagcagtttatccattgtgccacctagctgtccagtacGTAGAGCAGAGCtgcaatgatgatgatgtcatctggaggattctctctctctctttttttttttttggtggggcaatgcgggttaagtgacttgcccagagtcacccagctagtaagtgtgaagtgtctgaggccatatttgaactcaggtcctcctgaatccagggcccgtgctttatccactgagacacctagatGTCCCCCTGGAGGATTCTCTCATTGGGAAGCAGCAATGCTGACAATAACTGGCATGGTCCAGGGAGGGTATTGGAGTATTGGCCCCTTCAACCTCAGATCCTACTCCTCCACCAGGTCCTCTAGTGTCCGGAGCTCCCAAGAGTCCCTAGTAAATGAAGGACCCATCAAAGAGCTGGACCTGAGCAGTGAACAAAATGTGCAAGTGTGGCCCCTGCACCCCAGCCTCCTTGGGGAGCCCTACTGCTTCCAGGTATGAGGACAGGAGGCCAGAGGGGCATGCCCTGACCCAGCTTCCAGCCATAGATCATCCTTCCTTTAAGTCTTGTATGCCCACCCCTTGTatctctactttccttctaaaggggctcccctctctcctctcaggTAACCTGGCCCAGCGGGAGCCGCTGTTTCTCCTGTGGCTCAGCAGCTGAGCGAGATCAGTGGATCGAGGATCTGCGCCAGAGCCTGCAGCCCCACCAGGTCAGCACTTGGGACCCCCACTTGGCCTCAGTTCTGATTCAGATAGCCAACCCAAGTCCCAAATTCAGGGCAGGTCTAGGAAGCCAGACTGTCAGGGGGAAAACCGTCTTAAGTGCTAAggttttgaaatcagaaagagaaatcaaaaccACAGAATGCTTGAAGGGACagcagaacacagaatgtcagagctggaagggtccttggaacacagaatgtcagagctgggaagacccTTAGAACATATaatgtcaggactgggagggaccttagaacacagaacgttggagttggaagggcccttaagaacaaaaaatgtcagaactagaagggtcTTTAGAACAAACTGTCAaagctgagagggcccttagaacatagaatttcagagctaggaaggcccttagaacctaccatgttagaactgggagggtccttagaacacagaatgtcagagcttagAGGacctttagaacacaggatgtcagagctgggagaacccttagaacacagaaagtcAGATTTGGGAAGACCCTTAAAACAcagggtgtcagagctgggaaggcctttAGAATAAACTGTCACAACTgagagggtccttagaacacacaATGTCAGAAGTGGCAAggcctttagaacacaggatatcaGAGTTGGGAGAGCCTTTAGAATATAGGATATTCCATATTACTGACAACTTATCTAATAAATGAGCTGTTGAAATAGTAGATCTAGGCGGGACTTTGGCAGGCACTGAGAACAACACTGGACTCCATGCAGGATTGCCTTTTAAAATGTGTCCTGAGgtagtcacttcacctctactTGAATACCTCCAATATTGGGGAGCCCACTACCTATGGAGGCAGTTCATACCATTAATGATGACTATCTCTCACTGtaggaagttcttcctgaaaTTTTCCTCCCAATAACTCTGCTGGAGGCTCCTTGCCACCAATCATTCCTAGAACTCCATTCCAATTTGAAGAAGAAaactattcccttttccttttgccataTCACTCTAGCCCTAGCCCCAAActgtcctctctcttctctctccaggaAAGCCAAGAGAGGGAAGAGACGTGGCTGAGTGTATGGGTCCATGAGGCCAAGGGGCTCCCGCAGGGTAGCTCTCCAGGCCTTCAGGTGGAGCTGTGGCTGGATGGGGCCTTGTTGGCCCGTACAGCCGCTCGACCTGGGCCTCACTTTTGGGCGGAGCGCTTCCATTTTGAAGCACTGCCCCCTGCCCGCCATCTTTCCCTGCGATTGCGCCAAGCAGACCGGGACCTGGGCAATGTATCACTGGCACTAACTGAGCAGGGACTGATGGGAGGGGGCATTGAGCGATGGTTCCCTCTGGAAGGTGGGCCTTCAGGAGCAGCCTTGAGGGCCCGGGTTCGAGCACGGTGTCTGCGGATACTACCCACTGAGCGTTACAAGGAATTGGCAGAGTTCCTCACCTTTCACTACCCAGAACTGTGCCATGCCCTAGAGCCCCAGCTGCCTGCCCAGGCCAAGGAAGAGTTGGCAGCCACCATGGTCCGTGTGCTGCATGGCACAGGAAAAGCCCAGGTAGGAAGGAGGGCACTGAAGGGTGAATCTGGCTGGGGAGAGGACTGGGCCAGAGGAGTTGACCCTGACTATTTGgaagcttcctattttaactaattattcttgctaactagatgCTGAGCTCAGCTGTTTCTATATGACTGTAGGCCTGAAAGTGGTGATGGTGGCTATCTAAATTCAATCACCTGGACAGAGCTCTGTTCCCCTACTCCACTCTGTTCTGTcccatcctctctctcttcctttcccttctccaatagTGAGTCAGTCCAACCCTCCAAAGGGCAATAACATCTATTTTACTATAAACTATTGACAAGCCAAGCAAACAAAGGGATGTAGGGCAGGTTTTGGTGGATTGGTTTGGTTTGGATGTCATGTTCCAGCTATGAATAGCGGCTATAGCatctgacctggagtcaggataatctgtattcaaatcctgcctcagatacatgctagctgtgtgaccctggacaagtcacttaacttccttgagcctcagtttccccaactttaAAACAGTGATAGATGtaaattttaattcagttttGTAATATTGGTCATGAAGGATTAGAGCAAGAAGGCACCTGAAAGAAAGGCTACACAATCCCGCACTACACTGAGGACCTCTTCTCATACTTTACTGCATGTGCTCCCTCTTCACATCTTACAGACTCTTGGTGTCTTCTCCTAATTTGTCTTCCTTTACTCCAGTCTTTGAGAGATgacccttcttcttcttcttcttcttcttcttcttcttcttcttcttcttcttcttcttcttcttcttcttcttcttctttgttttggtgagacaattgggttaagtgacttgcccagggtcacacagctagtaagtgttaagtgtctgaggccagatttgaactcaggtcctcctgactccagggctggtgctctatccactgcaccacctagctgcccctgatggccCTTCTTCTTGCTAAGAACATCTCCTCTATATGTATCTATAATCCATCTCATCCTATCTTCTCCAGCAAATTACCTCCCTAATCACCCTCTCTCTTTTACCTCCCAATTTTCCTCACTTACAAGTTCCTTCCCTGCTACCTGCCTATCCAAGTCTTTCCCATTCTTAAAAATCCCTTTCTTCACACTACTTACCCCTCAAGCTACTATAATatatatctctttcctttttcagccatattcctagaaaaaaaaaaaaccacaaaacccaCTACACTCATTGCCTgcacttttttctcctctcactcttctccctttgaattctggtttctaatttcATGCCTTACCTGAAACTACGGCCTTtttcaattctcatccttcttgatatCTCTGAATCTTTTCATGCTGTtgcctactttctttcttttttttttttttttagtgaggcaattggggttaagtgacttgcccagggtcacacagctagtaagtgttaagtgtctgagaccagatttgaactcaggtcctcctgactccagggccggtgctctatccactgcaccacctagcttcccctgttgcCTACTTTCTTCTCCTATATTCTTTTTCccctctggtttttgtttgtttgggtttttttttgtgaaacTGTTCTGTCCTTGGTTAACGCcctacctgtctgactgttcTTTGTCAGtatcctttgctggttcatcatccatACCCCACCCTCTTAACTATGAGTACCCTAAGGCTCTATCGAAGTCTTCGTCTATTCTCTCCCAACACTCTCTCTTGGGGACCTCATCAACTTCCaaaggtttaattatcatctctatgctcaTGACTGTCAGATCTATATATCCTGTCCTTGACTCTCTTCTGACTTTCAGTCCTACAGTATGTAATGCCTATTAGATATTCAAACTGGATATGCTAGAGgcctctcaaactcaacatgtctaaaacagaacccattatctttcccctaaaactcATCCCTCTCCTAAAACTTCCTATTACTACTAACAGCACCCACCATCTTTCCAATCACTCAATTTCAAAACCTCAAGGTCATCATTACCTCTCATTCACCCTACATGTCATTGGtcttatcttcacaacatctctcacttTCACTCCTTTTCTCCAGTCACATTGACCCCACTTTAGTTAAGGTCTTAATCACCCTAAGCCCCAAGTCAGTCTAATTGCACATTACTCCTTTCATGTACACTCTAGCCAAACTGCCTGTCTTCCATCTCCTTTCCACTTACTCTCCTCCATGCTGGGAATACTCATCCTCCtaatttctgcctcttagaatccctacctTTCTTCAAGGCTTCAATCTGAGAACCAGCCTATGCATGAGCTTTTCCTGATAGCCCCAGCTATCTGATAGCCCTTCAATATCTGTAGAGTTACATGTGTACAACTTGTCTCCTCTAGACAGACTGTAGTACAGGGATGGTTAGACTTTTGTCCTTGTATATCCAGCACCCAGCACAGTACTCGGTACATGGTAGGACCTCAGTAAATGCTTATAAATTGGTTCACATAAATTGTCACAGCCAGAAGAAGCCTTAAGGAGTAGTAGCTATTACGCATGAGGGGGCAGAGTCTGGAAATACCAAGGGGAAAATGACACAtttcctgccctgaaggaacttacattccaaaaGGGGAGACCAATAGAAAATAGAGGACAATTTGTGTGGGGAACCTAATCCtgggaggattgggaaaggccttcTTTATGCTGTGGTAGTTGAACCAGACATTGAAGAAAACTAGGGCTTGTATAAGGTGAAGGTTggaagggagggcattccaggcatgggcttggggagagagatgggaaatggagtgttgtgGAATTCACAGTCCTGGTGCCGGGAGGGAAGGATTGTGGGGGTGAGAGGCCCAGACTTTCTGAGGATGGCCTGGTAGAGCCAGGGGTAACCACTGGACTGGGGGATAGGAATGTCCCTAGTTGTGTCCCGAGGTCATAGCCCACATTCCTGGCTACAGGCACTAGTGACAGACCTGGGACTGGAGGAGCTTGCCCACTGTGGAGGGAGAGAAGTGTTGCTGTTCCGAGAGAACACGCTAGCCACAAAGGCCATTGATGAGTACATGAAGCTGGTGGGCCAGAGCTACCTTCAGGAGACACTGGGTAAGGGGTTGGGAGAGAGGGCAGAGGCATTAAGCATCTTCCAGGGAacgttggggaggagggaggtgccTTGAAGGGGTAGGATCTATAGGGagagaggtagggaaggaagggttgggcaaaaaaaaaagatctggtgCTAAGTCTGGACTCTGTCTGCCATCTCCACCCCACGTCTGGGCCACAGGAGAAGCTGTGGGACGTCTCTGTGCTTCTGAGGATGGCTGTGAAGTAGACCCTAGCAAGTGTCCTGGGTCAGCCCTGGCCCAGCATCAGGCCACCCTGAGGCAAAGCTGTGAGGACGTCTTCCTCAGCATTACCCGCTCCTCTGAGTGAGCCCAGCCCTAACACCCTGCCCCTTGTCCCCCAGGGAGAGTGAGTGGTCTGGCTTCTTcccttgactctttcctctcAGCACATTCCTGGCCAATCTGGGTATTCTGGGTCACCTGGGCATTTCCTCAGCCAGAGTTTACCCTTGTGCCCTCTCATCCAGTGACCCTGATCTCTGATATCTGATTTCCTTGTCCCTTGACCTCTTCCAGGTCTTTGCCCCATGCCCTTCTCTTAGCTCTTACTCCTCTTCCTCAAGGTTCCCTTTCCTCTTCAGATTCAGGGTGCATCCCTCTGGATCCTAACTCCCTTTCTTGAAACAGTGCACTCTCATCTCCTGCGCTGTGATCCCTCTTGACCCCACAGATGGTTCCCGGCTGAACTGAGTGCTGTGTTCTCGAGCTGGTGGGCAGCATGCCAGAAGCGGGGGGCTGAGCCCCTGGGGGAGAGGTTGGTTTGTGCCTCACTCTTTCTGAGATTCCTGTGTCCAGCCATCATGTCCCCGAGCCTCTTCGGCCTCGCTCACGAGTACCCAGGCCCCGGACTGGCTCGAACCCTCACCCTCATTGCCAAGGTCATTCAGAACCTTGCCAACCGAGCTCCGTAAGTCAACAGTCAGTTAGttagtcaacaagcttttattaggCAATTGCTATgggctaggcattgtgctaagtgccaggggtaaaaagaaaggcaaaaaaaaaaaaaagctcctgcCCTAAAGAAGCTGGTGTTCTAATGGGGAGTCGGCATGTAACAGAGTAGATGAAGAAATCTGAGAGAGGAAGACAACAGAGCCTGGGGTAGGGGGCAAGGGATGGGGAAGGTCTGCTGCAAAGGAAACCCAAGAGCTAGCGGGGAGGGCAGCCTGGGCAAAGGTACAGAGAGGGAAGTCAAGTAGGCCAGTGAGGCTTGGGCACTGGTCTGGGGGAGGGGGCCAGGTACGAGTGAAGGAGACAGGCCTTCCTTCTAACTTCCCCTGTCTGGGAACTGTCTCCTACTACCTCCAGGTTTGGGGAGAAGGAAGGTTACATGAGTTtcatgaatgatttcttggagcGACACAGCTCAGCCATGCAACGCTTCCTGGTCCAAGTGGCCTGCGGGGAAGGGGATAGGGCCTCTAGAGGCTACCAGGGCAGTGGAGACCTGGCCAGAGGCCTGGCTATCCTGCATGTTCAGCTCCGCACTATCTTCTCTGACCTGGACCAGGTACCCACACCCTACCTCTGGTGCCCCTAGCTGACCACTcagccccccccctttcccctctctggtcTCCTGGCCCATGGATTGATTAACCTAGTCCAGCCCAGAGTCCAGTGCCCCAAACACAGACTCTTGGGAATGGAATTTAGAGTCCAGTCTAGCCCAGAATCTAGAGCTCAGAGCTCAAGCCAGCCCAAAGCCTAGCCTGGGACTTCCTGAAAAGACCAGGGGACCTGCGGTAAGAAAGCTGAGAAGACTGGCTAGGGCCCCCTAATGGTGATCTCCCTGGTAGCCAACACAGGAGAGCCTGGAACCACTGCCCACCATACTTCAAGCCATTGAGGAAGGCCGCCCCGTGCCTGTGTCTGTTAGCATGGCCCCCCGCGGTAGGACCCAGGGCTTTGGAAGGTAACCAGGAATCATGGAGGGTTAGCTGGGTGGGGAATGTGGGAGAGAAGTTTGGTTTATGAATAAAGTACAGGTCAAGATCAAGGTTGGAATTAGGAGCAGGGTAAGGAACTGGTTTGGGGGTCAGGGTTTGGGTTGTGATTAGAATCAGGATTTGGTCTCTGAGTTCAGACTGGAATAAAGATTTGGATTGGCATCGGGGTGATGGTAAGAACTGAATTAGGGCTTGGATTTAGGGTGAGGGTCAAGCTTGAGTTTAGGTTGGAGTCATAGGTCAGGGTTAAAGGTTGGGTTGCCGTGTGGACCAGAGGTCGAGAACCTTCTACTGGGACATATTGCAGCTCCTCAGAGAAGCCAGGCTTCCTGGCCCCCAGGGACCTCTCCAAGCACACCCCTCTCATCTCCAAGAGCCAGTCCCTCAGAAGCATCCAGGGCCGGGGCCGAGGCGAGGATCAGCTTGCAAAGAGACCACGTCGCCGTATCCAGCGTACCCAGAGTGTCCCTGCCTCCCGGACTGCCAGTCCCCACATTTCTGGGCCCTCATCCCAGGCCCGGCCCAAGGGCTCCCTTCAAAGACGTTCCCCAGCCCAGGGCCACTCTAGGCTCGGAGTCTCTGCTTCCCTGCCTAGGAAGTCCTCTGTTCCCTGGCAGCGCTTCCTGGAGAAGCCACATGAAGTGGACCATAGCATTTGTGCCCACCGACTCTCTGGGAAGGTAATGACCCAGCTTCGGACCTATAAACATCAGATGAGGAGAGGACTTTGGAGGCTAGATCCCTCCTATTCCATTCTCTGGGCTCTCTTCCCATCAAACGTTCCTCTCCTCTCTGCCAGGGACAACTGGCGGAGCTTCGGCAGGAGATAGGCTCCCTGTGGGACCAGCAGAGAACATTAGCTGGACAGCTGGAGACCCTAGCCAGTGAGACCCAGGCCCTCGGGGAACAACAGAAGAAGCTACTTGGCCAACTGGAAGAGATCCAAGGCCAGTTCAGAGCCAGGTGAGCATCTTTCCTGGTTCTACCCTCCCTACCCCACATCTACCCAATCTCtgcccttccccactcccatcctAGCCCCTGCATAATGGACAGCACCTCCTCCTGTATGGTCTTCCTGCCGACAGCCCGAGATAGGAGAAAGCCCTGAAtagctttctccctctcccagtcACAAGTTCCCCTCCTGGAGACTGGAGAGGTTTGAGGGTCTAAAAGGATTGTCTCTTGGGGCAGAGCTCAGAAGCTGGATCCTGGGCACAGCCCAGGCCCCCAGAGCAGGAGCAGCGAGAATGCCAGGCTGGATAGTTTGGTAAGAATCCCATCCCCTTCAGCAAACACTTAAGGCACTGCATTAAACTGGGGGTGTGGGGGCGGCtatggaaaggaggggaaatggagaaaaagatgGGACCCAGTTTCAGCCTTCCAGGATCTCACAATCTTACTGGAGGAATGAGGCAAACATACAAATTGGTATAATCCGAGGCAGGTTATGATTAAAGCAGAAGAAAGGTAGCTCAGGGGAGCAGAGAGAGCCCTGGgttggatctgggttcaaatactagctCTGACTTTACTAGCTGGGTAAACTTGATCATTCTtctcctctgggcttcagtttctcatctgcaaaaggtttcttctagctctgacattcagaGACTCTTGGAGAGGTCTATACAAAAGGGCTTCAGAAAATCAGAGTAGGAGGATAGACATGGAGAAACTGGCTAGATTTTGGAGGCCCAGGAAGCTGGTCTTAAGCCTTATATACTGCTGCCTccaccctttctcttctcttactgccccttcctacctttctgccCCCAGGAGCACCGCCTGGCTGACCTTGAGAGGTCACATGCTCAGCTGGTGCACTGGATGCAGGATCAGCAAAAGACCTCTAGGATGCAGCTTCAGCCTCTGAAGATGCCCTGTACCAATGGAGATGCCACTTGACTCTGTCCAGGGCTGGTCTGGGCTTCTGTGTAAGCACTAATGTGGACAGAAGGAACTTGCAAAGCACGGGAACCAAGGCGCAGACCTGGGCTGTcagtatttcctttcttctctgctaGTCCACCTTCCCCCCTCAGTACCCAAGGCTCTACCCACTCCTGTCCCTGTCCTCTTGGCCCCAAGGAGGCAAGGAGGGGCAGGACTGGCCATGACAAGCTGTGACTGATGGGGTCCCCCGCACAGAACTTTGTATCATAAAGTTGTGGATTGAAATAAAGGTCCTTTCTGAGCATCATGGGGCAGAATGTTACTAGGGCCAGGGTGAGTTAG includes:
- the RASAL3 gene encoding LOW QUALITY PROTEIN: RAS protein activator like-3 (The sequence of the model RefSeq protein was modified relative to this genomic sequence to represent the inferred CDS: inserted 1 base in 1 codon), which translates into the protein MGYGAGAEQSRGCHVGSGFSCKEARQSWVADSGAQEETEGMEMSAPPGPPGQGCFPSGWGGAYRWRLGGDKSTGASSWGRLQGWXRALSNPETSEPQPASPHQRSLFRRAISASAKESGGGWNWKLSKYLRSGSQQQAPEHLPGSEQETAPESEALEPSPVTQRIPGPPSADVPVWDISGFTLLDGKLLLLGREEEAPGRHLSRAGSVGSEGSAQLISGGPKESELNPRRVESEATSTNQGHNVRGLLWKRLKEKKKGKAGSTGAGSSSVRSSQESLVNEGPIKELDLSSEQNVQVWPLHPSLLGEPYCFQVTWPSGSRCFSCGSAAERDQWIEDLRQSLQPHQESQEREETWLSVWVHEAKGLPQGSSPGLQVELWLDGALLARTAARPGPHFWAERFHFEALPPARHLSLRLRQADRDLGNVSLALTEQGLMGGGIERWFPLEGGPSGAALRARVRARCLRILPTERYKELAEFLTFHYPELCHALEPQLPAQAKEELAATMVRVLHGTGKAQALVTDLGLEELAHCGGREVLLFRENTLATKAIDEYMKLVGQSYLQETLGEAVGRLCASEDGCEVDPSKCPGSALAQHQATLRQSCEDVFLSITRSSEWFPAELSAVFSSWWAACQKRGAEPLGERLVCASLFLRFLCPAIMSPSLFGLAHEYPGPGLARTLTLIAKVIQNLANRAPFGEKEGYMSFMNDFLERHSSAMQRFLVQVACGEGDRASRGYQGSGDLARGLAILHVQLRTIFSDLDQPTQESLEPLPTILQAIEEGRPVPVSVSMAPRGRTQGFGSSSEKPGFLAPRDLSKHTPLISKSQSLRSIQGRGRGEDQLAKRPRRRIQRTQSVPASRTASPHISGPSSQARPKGSLQRRSPAQGHSRLGVSASLPRKSSVPWQRFLEKPHEVDHSICAHRLSGKGQLAELRQEIGSLWDQQRTLAGQLETLASETQALGEQQKKLLGQLEEIQGQFRARAQKLDPGHSPGPQSRSSENARLDSLEHRLADLERSHAQLVHWMQDQQKTSRMQLQPLKMPCTNGDAT